A window of uncultured Gellertiella sp. genomic DNA:
GCCATCGGCAGGAATATGCATGGTGCGGCCATTCGGGAACAGGCGGACCAGTTCCGAGCGGTTCATGCGCGGCCAGGAGCGGACCCGGCCCACATCCATATGGACGAAGGGCGAACCGGAATTGGGATAGAAGCCAACGCCGCCGATCTGCATCTTCATGCCGATTTCGCGCAGTGTGGCGAGCTTCACGTCAGGAATGAAATAGTCCATGGCCTTGCCGAGAATATGCTGGCTCTTCTCCGCCACCAGTTTCGAACGGGAGCGCAGCAAGGCATTGGTTTCCGGCGAGCGGAAACCGCAGACAACGTTGATATAGGCGTTCGAACCGCTCTTGCGGTAGACTTCCCAGATCAGGTCGAACAGCCGCGGATCCATCTTTGTCGGCTGGTTGCGCCGCCAGTCGCGCAGGAACCGGTTCAACTGCTGCAGGCCCTGGCGGTCATAGACGCCATTGCGCTTGAAGGTGATGACGGCCTTTTCGCCGGTATGGACGAAATAGAGCTTCAGGCTGCGGGTTTCCGCCAGCGCACCGGTTCCCGAAGCCAGGACGACCGGGGCCGACAGGGCGCACAACATCATGCCCGTGCCGATCAGGCGCGCGGCATGGCCGAAAACCCGGGCAATGATGCCCTGCCTTTTCGCGCCCTCTGCCACTGGCTTTTCGATATCGCTATGCAAATGCTTCCCCGTCTCACGCGCAAGATTGCGCATGCTGTTCCAGATCACCTGTGAATGCGGCCCAACAATGGCAAATTTGCCACAGTTAGACAACCTCTTCATACATAGTGAACGAGCCGCTAACAAGTTCTTTACATCTGGTAACAAAATATGCTTGCGCGACCATTAACGCGCGGTGGTTCGGGGTGCGGCTTTGGCGCTGAACGGGCAAGCGCCACGGGGACGAAGGTTGCTGTCACGCCGCATGTTCCAGCGGATTATCGGGATCGATGCCGTAATCCTTGAGCTTGCGGTAGAGCGTCGAGCGGCCAATGCCAAGCTTTCGCGCCACTTCGCTCATCTGGCCGCGATAGAATTTCAGCGCGAAACGGATCAGTTCCTCCTCGACTTCCGAGAGCTTGCGCACCTCGCCGGCAGGCCCTGTGCTGGAAATCGAGGCTGTGCCCTGCCTTTGCATGTGCGCTTCTGCCGCATCCTCGCGGACCGACAGGCCATCAGCATCACCAAAGCTTTCGACCAACTCGAGCCTGGCAGGCGATGTGAGCGGCGCGAGATAGCCCGGAACCTGGGCTGCAATCTGCGGAAAGTCCATTTCCGTCAATTCGTTGCCTTCACAAAGCACGACGGCGCGGAACATCGCGTTTTCGAGCTGGCGGATGTTTCCCGGCCAGTCATAGGCCGTCAGAAGCGCCATGGCCGTGCCCGAGATCCCGAGCCCGCCGCGCCGCTTCTGCTCGGCGGCAAAGCGTTGGAGGAACACCCGCACCAGATGCGGAATATCCTCCTTGCGGCGGCGCAGCGCGGGAATGGTGATCGGGAAGACGTTCAGCCGGTAATAGAGATCCTCGCGGAACCGGCCGGCCTTGACCTCCTCAATCAGATCCTTGTTGGTGGCGGAAATCAGCCGGACATCGACCTTCTGCACCTTGCTGGCCCCGACGGTTTCGATTTCGCCCTGCTGCACGGCCCGCAGCAGTTTCACCTGCACCTCGAGCGGCAGGTCGCCGATTTCGTCGAGGAACAGCGTGCCGCCATCCGCATCGGCAAACTTGCCGCTGTGGCGTTCGGTGGCTCCGGTGAAGGCCCCTTTTTCGTGGCCGAACAGGATGCTTTCCACAAGATTATGCGGGATTGCCCCGCAATTGACGGTGACAAACGGCTTTCCGGCCCGGTCGCTGCCCGCCTGGATGGCGCGGGCGACCAGTTCCTTGCCGACACCCGACTCACCTTCGAGCACCACCGGAATGGCGGAACCCGCAGCACGCTGGGCAAGATCGAGCACCCGGAGCATGGCCGGGCTTGCCGAGACGATATCGTTGAAGCCGACCGAGCCTGCCTTGCCGCGCCGTCCGGCGCGGGCACGCGCCTCCCGCTGGTCAAGCTTCAGCGCATTGTTGATTGCCGTGGCGATCCGTTCGGGCGAGACCGGCTTGACGACGAAATCGAACGC
This region includes:
- a CDS encoding sigma-54 dependent transcriptional regulator, whose amino-acid sequence is MTTHILVVDDDPVQRRLLKNAIERHGHVAHLAENGRAGLEMLKSGMAEFRVVVLDLVMPEMDGIQFLETLNDLGIEVPCIVQTGQSGIETIVHAMRSGAFDFVVKPVSPERIATAINNALKLDQREARARAGRRGKAGSVGFNDIVSASPAMLRVLDLAQRAAGSAIPVVLEGESGVGKELVARAIQAGSDRAGKPFVTVNCGAIPHNLVESILFGHEKGAFTGATERHSGKFADADGGTLFLDEIGDLPLEVQVKLLRAVQQGEIETVGASKVQKVDVRLISATNKDLIEEVKAGRFREDLYYRLNVFPITIPALRRRKEDIPHLVRVFLQRFAAEQKRRGGLGISGTAMALLTAYDWPGNIRQLENAMFRAVVLCEGNELTEMDFPQIAAQVPGYLAPLTSPARLELVESFGDADGLSVREDAAEAHMQRQGTASISSTGPAGEVRKLSEVEEELIRFALKFYRGQMSEVARKLGIGRSTLYRKLKDYGIDPDNPLEHAA